One window of the Salvelinus fontinalis isolate EN_2023a chromosome 2, ASM2944872v1, whole genome shotgun sequence genome contains the following:
- the LOC129822840 gene encoding sideroflexin-5-like isoform X2, whose product MAESAACPAFQLGRPRYDQSSFLGRLKHFVEIIDPSTLFVSEAIIHPDTGEKIFMPFRMSGYVPFGTPIVVGLLLPNQTVVSTIFWQWLNQSHNACVNYSNRNATKPTPSSTFLQGYFGAVTSAVSLAVGLNVLIQKANRLSPATRMIIQRLIPFPAVASANICNVGLMRHNELSEGVDVLDENGNILGSSKIAAKHAIMETAFTRVVLPMPIFVLPPIIMSYLEKLPLLQTNRRLLLPIHSLVCLATFSLSLPLAISLFPQMSQIEVSQLEPEIAMATDCKVVTYNKGL is encoded by the exons ATGGCGGAATCTGCAGCCTGTCCTGCATTCCAACTTGGAAGACCTCGATATGATCAG AGTTCATTTCTTGGCCGGCTGAAACACTTTGTAGAGATCATTGACCCCAGCACACTCTTTGTGTCTGAG GCCATTATTCATCCTGACACAGGAGAGAAGATTTTCATGCCTTTTCGAATGTCAG GTTATGTCCCATTTGGAACACCAATT GTTGTGGGCCTTCTTCTTCCAAATCAGACTGTGGTATCCACCATTTTCTGGCAG TGGCTTAACCAGAGTCACAATGCCTGTGTCAACTACTCAAACCGCAATGCTACTAAG CCTACACCGTCATCCACGTTTCTTCAAGGTTACTTCGGAGCTGTGACCAGTGCTGTCTCCCTTGCG GTAGGACTGAATGTACTGATTCAGAAAGCCAACAGGTTGAGTCCAGCAACCCGGATGATAATACAGAGACTCATCCCTTTCCCAGCTGTGG CCAGTGCCAACATTTGCAACGTGGGCCTCATGAGGCACAATGAGCTGTCGGAGGGCGTCGACGTGCTGGACGAAAATGGGAACATATTGGGCTCCTCAAAGATTGCTGCCAAACAT GCAATTATGGAGACGGCCTTTACCAGAGTGGTCCTCCCGATGCCAATCTTTGTCCTTCCTCCCATCATTATGTCCTACCTAGAAAA ACTTCCATTGCTGCAGACGAATCGGAGGCTGTTGCTGCCCATCCACAGCCTGGTGTGTCTGGCTACCTTCAGCCTCTCCCTGCCCCTGGCCATCAGCCTATtcccacagatgtctcag ATAGAGGTGTCTCAGCTTGAGCCGGAGATTGCAATGGCAACCGATTGCAAGGTGGTGACCTACAACAAGGGACTGTGA
- the LOC129822840 gene encoding sideroflexin-5-like isoform X1 — MAESAACPAFQLGRPRYDQSSFLGRLKHFVEIIDPSTLFVSERRLTECIKLLDEFKHGTLPPGVSDLQLWEAQKVKQAIIHPDTGEKIFMPFRMSGYVPFGTPIVVGLLLPNQTVVSTIFWQWLNQSHNACVNYSNRNATKPTPSSTFLQGYFGAVTSAVSLAVGLNVLIQKANRLSPATRMIIQRLIPFPAVASANICNVGLMRHNELSEGVDVLDENGNILGSSKIAAKHAIMETAFTRVVLPMPIFVLPPIIMSYLEKLPLLQTNRRLLLPIHSLVCLATFSLSLPLAISLFPQMSQIEVSQLEPEIAMATDCKVVTYNKGL; from the exons ATGGCGGAATCTGCAGCCTGTCCTGCATTCCAACTTGGAAGACCTCGATATGATCAG AGTTCATTTCTTGGCCGGCTGAAACACTTTGTAGAGATCATTGACCCCAGCACACTCTTTGTGTCTGAG AGACGATTGACCGAATGCATTAAGCTCCTGGATGAATTTAAACATGGAACACTACCACCTGGAGTTTCTGATCTACAG CTATGGGAAGCCCAAAAGGTCAAGCAG GCCATTATTCATCCTGACACAGGAGAGAAGATTTTCATGCCTTTTCGAATGTCAG GTTATGTCCCATTTGGAACACCAATT GTTGTGGGCCTTCTTCTTCCAAATCAGACTGTGGTATCCACCATTTTCTGGCAG TGGCTTAACCAGAGTCACAATGCCTGTGTCAACTACTCAAACCGCAATGCTACTAAG CCTACACCGTCATCCACGTTTCTTCAAGGTTACTTCGGAGCTGTGACCAGTGCTGTCTCCCTTGCG GTAGGACTGAATGTACTGATTCAGAAAGCCAACAGGTTGAGTCCAGCAACCCGGATGATAATACAGAGACTCATCCCTTTCCCAGCTGTGG CCAGTGCCAACATTTGCAACGTGGGCCTCATGAGGCACAATGAGCTGTCGGAGGGCGTCGACGTGCTGGACGAAAATGGGAACATATTGGGCTCCTCAAAGATTGCTGCCAAACAT GCAATTATGGAGACGGCCTTTACCAGAGTGGTCCTCCCGATGCCAATCTTTGTCCTTCCTCCCATCATTATGTCCTACCTAGAAAA ACTTCCATTGCTGCAGACGAATCGGAGGCTGTTGCTGCCCATCCACAGCCTGGTGTGTCTGGCTACCTTCAGCCTCTCCCTGCCCCTGGCCATCAGCCTATtcccacagatgtctcag ATAGAGGTGTCTCAGCTTGAGCCGGAGATTGCAATGGCAACCGATTGCAAGGTGGTGACCTACAACAAGGGACTGTGA
- the LOC129822840 gene encoding sideroflexin-5-like isoform X3 gives MPFRMSGYVPFGTPIVVGLLLPNQTVVSTIFWQWLNQSHNACVNYSNRNATKPTPSSTFLQGYFGAVTSAVSLAVGLNVLIQKANRLSPATRMIIQRLIPFPAVASANICNVGLMRHNELSEGVDVLDENGNILGSSKIAAKHAIMETAFTRVVLPMPIFVLPPIIMSYLEKLPLLQTNRRLLLPIHSLVCLATFSLSLPLAISLFPQMSQIEVSQLEPEIAMATDCKVVTYNKGL, from the exons ATGCCTTTTCGAATGTCAG GTTATGTCCCATTTGGAACACCAATT GTTGTGGGCCTTCTTCTTCCAAATCAGACTGTGGTATCCACCATTTTCTGGCAG TGGCTTAACCAGAGTCACAATGCCTGTGTCAACTACTCAAACCGCAATGCTACTAAG CCTACACCGTCATCCACGTTTCTTCAAGGTTACTTCGGAGCTGTGACCAGTGCTGTCTCCCTTGCG GTAGGACTGAATGTACTGATTCAGAAAGCCAACAGGTTGAGTCCAGCAACCCGGATGATAATACAGAGACTCATCCCTTTCCCAGCTGTGG CCAGTGCCAACATTTGCAACGTGGGCCTCATGAGGCACAATGAGCTGTCGGAGGGCGTCGACGTGCTGGACGAAAATGGGAACATATTGGGCTCCTCAAAGATTGCTGCCAAACAT GCAATTATGGAGACGGCCTTTACCAGAGTGGTCCTCCCGATGCCAATCTTTGTCCTTCCTCCCATCATTATGTCCTACCTAGAAAA ACTTCCATTGCTGCAGACGAATCGGAGGCTGTTGCTGCCCATCCACAGCCTGGTGTGTCTGGCTACCTTCAGCCTCTCCCTGCCCCTGGCCATCAGCCTATtcccacagatgtctcag ATAGAGGTGTCTCAGCTTGAGCCGGAGATTGCAATGGCAACCGATTGCAAGGTGGTGACCTACAACAAGGGACTGTGA